A window from Cydia strobilella chromosome 9, ilCydStro3.1, whole genome shotgun sequence encodes these proteins:
- the LOC134743935 gene encoding uncharacterized protein LOC134743935, whose translation MASKTQMSDSDTMKLIKEIKKHGCIWNPDDDNYGDRPELAVAWADVAKTLKLPEDIIRVKWKNLRDFFKKEVKKNDINSKDDYVGRWRYFKSLCYLLRPEEEGEEQSDSEQEEKEIDYETKYDPDSNLEVYLEEDPLPEKRFKTDYEDYDLMFLMSLTPFLRQLEPSRNLAVRSRMQDMLQNEIAAQNEKRNKL comes from the exons ATGGCCTCTAAAACCCAAATGTCTGACAGTGATACTATGAaattaattaaagaaattaagaAACATGGTTGTATTTGGAATCCTGACGATGATAACTACGGCGACAGACCCGAGCTAGCGGTGGCGTGGGCGGACGTCGCGAAGACGCTGAAACTGCCAG AAGACATCATCCGCGTAAAATGGAAGAATCTCCGCGATTTCTTTAAGAAAGAAGTAAAGAAGAACGACATTAATTCCAAAGACGATTACGTTGGAAGATGGCGGTACTTCAAAAGCCTGTGCTACCTGCTACGACCAGAGGAAGAGGGAGAGGAACAATCAGATAGCGAGCAAGAAGAGAAAGAGATAGATTATGAAACTAAATACGACCCAGACTCAAATCTTGAAGTGTATTTAGAAGAAGACCCGCTTCCTGAGAAACGCTTCAAAACGGATTATGAAGACTATGATTTGATGTTCCTGATGTCGCTGACGCCGTTTTTGAGGCAACTTGAACCTTCTAGGAATTTGGCGGTCAGGAGCAGGATGCAAGATATGTTGCAGAATGAGATAGCTGCGCAGAATGAGAAAAGGAATAAGTTATAG